A genomic stretch from Pseudoliparis swirei isolate HS2019 ecotype Mariana Trench chromosome 18, NWPU_hadal_v1, whole genome shotgun sequence includes:
- the kbtbd12 gene encoding kelch repeat and BTB domain-containing protein 12 isoform X2 codes for MMDDVFTLCQQHMAENMDASNCLGVYYFARDLGAEELADHAQRFLQQHFVQVCQNEEVLELEAHQLGKLLTSDDLNVSQEETILDVVLRWVKHSTLMGGEVNILHLPELLRKVRLSLINAEYLREVMKRNTALLADAECVEILNQALEVTSMHPSAAPRKLKLRYGMETTDLLLCVGNDGDGIRSRYGNFTERSFCYAPSTGRIYYVTSPRYAEALGYVCAGVVTEGNDIIVAGEVGARRMARQKDMNVEIYRYKVEAQGSWECLTSAEYRDSYALGSLGDTLYLLGGQMKLKNQFLITNCVERWSLQGGPWRSAAPLPIPLAYHSVVRMKDCLYVMGGRTPQSHRTDDEPDRLSNRLLQYDPNANKWTGLAPMKYSKYRSSAVVLNGEIFVMGGIGCEGVDRGQSRRCLDAVEIYNPDEDRWRDGPPLPSAQLSLRTNASNAGVVGGKIYVCGYYKGADRHDNITKDILELDPRENRWTVMARHALMHDNYDVCLVATLNPRGLMSPPADLVNQ; via the exons ATG ATGGATGACGTCTTCACTCTCTGCCAGCAGCACATGGCCGAGAACATGGACGCCTCCAACTGCCTTGGCGTGTACTACTTTGCCCGTGACCTTGGTGCAGAAGAACTGGCTGACCACGCCCAGCGCTTCCTGCAGCAGCACTTTGTCCAAGTCTGCCAAAACGAGGAGGTCTTGGAGCTGGAGGCCCATCAGCTGGGAAAGCTCCTGACTTCTGATGACCTCAATGTTTCACAAGAAGAGACCATCCTGGATGTTGTCCTACGTTGGGTCAAACACAGCACTCTGATGGGTGGAGAGGTCAATATTCTGCACCTTCCAGAGCTCCTGAGGAAGGTCCGTCTATCATTGATAAATGCTGAGTATTTAAGAGAGGTGATGAAGAGAAACACGGCTCTCCTGGCAGATGCTGAATGTGTAGAGATTCTCAATCAAGCCTTGGAGGTCACATCGATGCATCCCTCAGCTGCACCGCGCAAACTAAAGCTGCGGTACGGCATGGAGACCACAGATCTGCTGCTCTGTGTTGGAAACGACGGCGACGGGATCCGCTCAAGATACGGCAACTTTACTGAGCGCAGCTTTTGCTATGCCCCATCCACAGGACGAATCTACTACGTTACTTCACCTCGCTATGCCGAGGCTCTGGGGTACGTGTGTGCCGGGGTTGTGACTGAAGGAAATGACATTATAGTGGCAGGAGAGGTTGGTGCACGAAGAATGGCCCGACAGAAGGACATGAATGTTGAGATTTACAG GTACAAAGTAGAGGCCCAAGGAAGCTGGGAGTGCCTGACGTCAGCCGAGTACCGCGATTCATACGCTCTGGGGTCACTGGGTGACACTCTGTACCTGCTGGGTGGGCAGATGAAGCTGAAGAACCAGTTTCTCATCACTAACTGTGTGGAGCGATGGTCCCTGCAAGGAGGACCCTGGCGCAGTGCAGCACCCCTGCCGATACCGTTAGCCTATCACAGCGTGGTCAGGATGAAGGATTGCCTTTATGTGATGGGTGGTCGAACCCCACAG TCACATCGGACGGATGACGAGCCCGACCGCCTTAGTAACCGCCTCCTGCAGTACGATCCAAACGCGAACAAGTGGACCGGGCTAGCTCCCATGAAGTACTCAAAGTACCGCAGCAGTGCTGTTGTACTCAATGGCGAAATTTTTGTGATGG GTGGAATCGGATGCGAGGGAGTGGATCGTGGACAATCCCGCCGCTGCCTCGACGCTGTAGAGATCTACAACCCGGATGAAGACCGTTGGAGGGATGGACCTCCTCTCCCATCCGCACAACTCTCACTGCGCACCAATGCCTCCAACGCAGGAGTGGTGGGAGGCAAGATCTATGTGTGTGGATACTACAAAGGAGCAG ATCGTCACGATAATATAACAAAAGACATTCTGGAGCTGGACCCACGGGAGAACCGCTGGACTGTGATGGCTCGGCATGCTCTGATGCATGACAACTATGACGTCTGTTTAGTGGCAACTCTCAACCCGAGGGGACTCATGTCCCCACCTGCAGACTTGGTTAACCAGTGA
- the slc26a6l gene encoding solute carrier family 26 member 6, like yields the protein MDSTRRLGKYRVEREVLDEQRLEEITQRTTHSDTQPSLTERLKDYFRCTAPKLKRRVMSILPVLYWLPKYSIWEYGMPDLISGISVGIMHLPQALAYALLASVPPVFGLYTSLYPPLIYLFFGTSRHISIGTFTVLSIMVGSVTERLAPDSAFLITNGTNVTAELNIIARDSYRVQVAAATTLLGGLIQVLLGVVKFGFVGTYLSEPLVRAYTTAAAAHAVVAQLKHIFGVSPRRFSGPFLLLYTLKDVCMLLPDTHLPTLLVSAVSIVFLIAAKELNSFLSPKLPVPIPVELVTIVAGTFISAYTHLNRNYTISVVGEIPNGLSYPSVPDASLFGEVIGDAFALAMVGYAISFSLGKTFALKHGYNVDSNQELVALGLSNAVGGFFQCFSVCSSMSRSLIQETTGGKTQMATVASALIVLVTILKLGSLFQELPEAVLAAIVFVNLKGMFKQYSDIVTLWKRSKIDLVVWLVTWVSTMLFNLDLGLAASIIFALMTVIFRTQLPTYSVLGNVPGTELYVDIETHRKAREIPGVTIFRSSATVYFANADLYLEALKEKSGLDISKMIIYKKRQEAKQKRRERRAERRARRHAKKEVCMHKQSLLSGAISVEEEAGRWRDTCVDGIATDEEEHDWNERENGTVFVVPITPRTPDEPCRWEYLKGGEPDCQSLGWDGDTTTLGSSSEDTLSQDLERVSLGSLGKWTWDIHSIVIDLSTANFIDIVAIKTMKNIFQDFSEIDVDIYMAGCQPSVVEQLELGDFFSESVTKRHLFASVHDAVLYCLDHRGATSFSRYEPSVDTSSSTKL from the exons ATGGACTCGACACGCAGACTTGGGAAATACAGAGTGGAGCGAGAAGTGCTTGATGAGCAGAGACTGGAAGAGATAACGCAGAGAACAACACACTCTGACACTCAACCTTCTCTCACTGAACGCCTTAAAGACTACTTCAG ATGTACAGCCCCCAAACTGAAACGAAGGGTGATGAGCATCTTGCCTGTGTTGTACTGGCTGCCCAAGTATTCAATCTGGGAATATGGCATGCCGGACCTCATCTCTGGCATCAGTGTGGGGATAATGCACCTGCCACAAG CTTTGGCATATGCATTGCTGGCTTCAGTACCGCCTGTATTTGGGCTCTACACGTCCCTCTACCCACCAttgatctatttattttttggaacATCACGTCATATCTCCATTG GTACATTTACTGTGCTTAGCATCATGGTGGGCAGTGTGACCGAGAGACTCGCTCCAGACTCGGCTTTCCTCATAACAAATGGGACCAACGTCACTGCAGAGTTGAACATAATTGCCCGGGACTCTTACAGGGTGCAGGTGGCGGCTGCTACTACTCTCCTAGGAGGACTTATTCAG GTGTTACTGGGTGTGGTAAAGTTTGGATTTGTGGGGACATACTTGTCTGAACCTCTGGTGCGAGCTTACACAACAGCAGCTGCAGCCCATGCCGTGGTGGCACAACTCAAGCACATCTTTGGAGTTTCACCGAGACGGTTTAGTGGTCCCTTTTTGCTGTTGTAT ACTCTGAAGGATGTTTGCATGTTGCTGCCAGACACTCATCTTCCCACCCTGTTGGTCAGTGCTGTGTCCATCGTGTTTCTAATTGCAGCCAAGGAGCTCAACTCTTTTCTCAGTCCGAAGCTGCCAGTGCCCATCCCAGTGGAGCTCGTCACA ATTGTGGCAGGGACATTTATATCAGCATATACCCACTTGAACAGAAACTACACTATTTCAGTTGTTGGAGAAATTCCAAATGG TCTAAGTTATCCCAGTGTACCAGATGCAAGTCTTTTTGGAGAAGTTATTGGGGACGCTTTTGCATTGGCCATGGTTGGATACGCCATATCTTTTTCACTTGGCAAAACATTTGCATTGAAACATGGATACAATGTGGACAGTAACCAG GAGCTGGTGGCACTGGGTCTCAGTAATGCAGTGGGAGGCTTCTTCCAGTGCTTctctgtctgctcctccatGTCTCGAAGTCTCATCCAAGAGACCACCGGAGGAAAAACCCAA ATGGCTACGGTCGCCTCCGCTCTCATTGTGTTGGTGACTATTCTGAAACTTGGATCTCTGTTCCAGGAGCTGCCAGAG GCTGTCCTTGCAGCAATCGTCTTTGTAAATCTTAAGGGGATGTTCAAGCAGTACTCTGACATTGTTACACTGTGGAAACGCAGTAAGATTGATCTG GTGGTGTGGTTGGTCACTTGGGTGTCAACCATGTTGTTCaatctggatctgggtctggcgGCATCAATCATTTTTGCACTGATGACTGTTATTTTCAGAACTCAGCT TCCTACATACTCCGTTCTGGGAAATGTTCCAGGTACAGAACTGTACGTGgatatagagacacacagaaag GCGAGAGAGATTCCAGGTGTGACGATATTTCGCTCCTCTGCTACGGTATATTTTGCCAATGCTGATCTCTACCTTGAGGCTCTAAAAGAAAAG AGTGGGCTTGACATTAGTAAAATGATTATCTACAAGAAGAGGCAGGAGGCCAAACAGAAGCGTAGAGAAAGGAGGGCTGAGAGGCGGGCAAGAAGGCACGCCAAGAAAGAGGTATGTATGCATAAACAATCCCTT CTGTCTGGAGCGATCTCTGTGGAGGAAGAGGCCGGCCGCTGGAGGGACACATGCGTGGACGGGATTGCTACAGATGAGGAGGAGCACGACTGGAATGAGAGGGAGAACGGGACAGTGTTTGTGGTCCCGATCACTCCTCGAACACCAGACGAACCCTGCAGGTGGGAGTACCTGAAGGGAGGAGAACCAGACTGCCAAAGCTTAGGGTGGGACGGGGACACCACCACGCTGGGCTCCAGCAGTGAGGACACGCTGAGTCAAGATCTGGAGCGGGTCTCCCTCGGGTCACTGGGAAAGTGGACCTGGGACATTCACTCCATCGTTATCGACCTCTCCACGGCTAACTTCATTGACATAGTGGCTATCAAGACTATGAAAAAT ATTTTCCAGGACTTCAGTGAGATTGACGTAGATATCTACATGGCTGGTTGTCAAC CCTCTGTGGTGGAACAATTGGAGCTTGGGGACTTCTTCTCCGAGTCGGTTACTAAGAGACATCTATTTGCCTCCGTTCATGACGCTGTGCTCTACTGTCTGGACCACCGCGGAGCAACATCGTTCTCCAGATACGAGCCATCGGTG GACACTTCCAGCAGCACAAAGCTTTAA
- the kbtbd12 gene encoding kelch repeat and BTB domain-containing protein 12 isoform X1, whose amino-acid sequence MEFMAKHGLVLLDQLRKMREGEHLTDVVLVAEGISFPCHRVVLSAFSPYFRVMFTCGLRECNNREIFLHDTPADSLALLLNYMYCSDLPLTNANVQGISIAAFLLQMDDVFTLCQQHMAENMDASNCLGVYYFARDLGAEELADHAQRFLQQHFVQVCQNEEVLELEAHQLGKLLTSDDLNVSQEETILDVVLRWVKHSTLMGGEVNILHLPELLRKVRLSLINAEYLREVMKRNTALLADAECVEILNQALEVTSMHPSAAPRKLKLRYGMETTDLLLCVGNDGDGIRSRYGNFTERSFCYAPSTGRIYYVTSPRYAEALGYVCAGVVTEGNDIIVAGEVGARRMARQKDMNVEIYRYKVEAQGSWECLTSAEYRDSYALGSLGDTLYLLGGQMKLKNQFLITNCVERWSLQGGPWRSAAPLPIPLAYHSVVRMKDCLYVMGGRTPQSHRTDDEPDRLSNRLLQYDPNANKWTGLAPMKYSKYRSSAVVLNGEIFVMGGIGCEGVDRGQSRRCLDAVEIYNPDEDRWRDGPPLPSAQLSLRTNASNAGVVGGKIYVCGYYKGADRHDNITKDILELDPRENRWTVMARHALMHDNYDVCLVATLNPRGLMSPPADLVNQ is encoded by the exons ATGGAATTTATGGCCAAACATGGGCTGGTGCTGCTCGACCAGCTGAGGAAGATGAGGGAGGGTGAGCATCTGACTGATGTGGTGCTGGTTGCTGAGGGCATCAGCTTTCCATGTCATCGGGTCGTTCTCTCTGCCTTCAGCCCATACTTCCGTGTAATGTTCACATGCGGCTTGCGGGAGTGCAACAACAGAGAAATATTCCTGCATGATACCCCTGCAGACAGCCTGGCCCTCCTCTTGAACTACATGTACTGCTCCGATCTTCCTCTCACCAACGCCAATGTACAAGGCATCTCTATTGCAGCTTTTCTCCTGCAGATGGATGACGTCTTCACTCTCTGCCAGCAGCACATGGCCGAGAACATGGACGCCTCCAACTGCCTTGGCGTGTACTACTTTGCCCGTGACCTTGGTGCAGAAGAACTGGCTGACCACGCCCAGCGCTTCCTGCAGCAGCACTTTGTCCAAGTCTGCCAAAACGAGGAGGTCTTGGAGCTGGAGGCCCATCAGCTGGGAAAGCTCCTGACTTCTGATGACCTCAATGTTTCACAAGAAGAGACCATCCTGGATGTTGTCCTACGTTGGGTCAAACACAGCACTCTGATGGGTGGAGAGGTCAATATTCTGCACCTTCCAGAGCTCCTGAGGAAGGTCCGTCTATCATTGATAAATGCTGAGTATTTAAGAGAGGTGATGAAGAGAAACACGGCTCTCCTGGCAGATGCTGAATGTGTAGAGATTCTCAATCAAGCCTTGGAGGTCACATCGATGCATCCCTCAGCTGCACCGCGCAAACTAAAGCTGCGGTACGGCATGGAGACCACAGATCTGCTGCTCTGTGTTGGAAACGACGGCGACGGGATCCGCTCAAGATACGGCAACTTTACTGAGCGCAGCTTTTGCTATGCCCCATCCACAGGACGAATCTACTACGTTACTTCACCTCGCTATGCCGAGGCTCTGGGGTACGTGTGTGCCGGGGTTGTGACTGAAGGAAATGACATTATAGTGGCAGGAGAGGTTGGTGCACGAAGAATGGCCCGACAGAAGGACATGAATGTTGAGATTTACAG GTACAAAGTAGAGGCCCAAGGAAGCTGGGAGTGCCTGACGTCAGCCGAGTACCGCGATTCATACGCTCTGGGGTCACTGGGTGACACTCTGTACCTGCTGGGTGGGCAGATGAAGCTGAAGAACCAGTTTCTCATCACTAACTGTGTGGAGCGATGGTCCCTGCAAGGAGGACCCTGGCGCAGTGCAGCACCCCTGCCGATACCGTTAGCCTATCACAGCGTGGTCAGGATGAAGGATTGCCTTTATGTGATGGGTGGTCGAACCCCACAG TCACATCGGACGGATGACGAGCCCGACCGCCTTAGTAACCGCCTCCTGCAGTACGATCCAAACGCGAACAAGTGGACCGGGCTAGCTCCCATGAAGTACTCAAAGTACCGCAGCAGTGCTGTTGTACTCAATGGCGAAATTTTTGTGATGG GTGGAATCGGATGCGAGGGAGTGGATCGTGGACAATCCCGCCGCTGCCTCGACGCTGTAGAGATCTACAACCCGGATGAAGACCGTTGGAGGGATGGACCTCCTCTCCCATCCGCACAACTCTCACTGCGCACCAATGCCTCCAACGCAGGAGTGGTGGGAGGCAAGATCTATGTGTGTGGATACTACAAAGGAGCAG ATCGTCACGATAATATAACAAAAGACATTCTGGAGCTGGACCCACGGGAGAACCGCTGGACTGTGATGGCTCGGCATGCTCTGATGCATGACAACTATGACGTCTGTTTAGTGGCAACTCTCAACCCGAGGGGACTCATGTCCCCACCTGCAGACTTGGTTAACCAGTGA